One Fuerstiella marisgermanici DNA window includes the following coding sequences:
- the holA gene encoding DNA polymerase III subunit delta, with product MHATDFLAKHKTLPDKPVVVLYGSERFLKLQVLNIVPGCGDDDDEEDVALTRVAGKDADLRSVCDELLTVSMFGDKRVVLIEEADDFVSKNRPGLEKYVANPSQSSLLVLDVKSWPKNTKLAKATAKVGLNLECSELKGAALAKWLVKTALDVHGKKIDGPTAALVVQLAGDSLGLLQQELNKLVSLVGDADTITQEDVTRVVGGWRVETTWQMLDAIRDGDVGTALVDLNKLIMAGDAPQKILGGLTFTFRKLAEATEFARQTRDLSGALRSAGVFPQAIGPSEKYLKRIGFDKASRIFQLLIEADANMKGGSRVDPKRQLEVLFLNLANA from the coding sequence ATGCACGCCACCGACTTTCTTGCCAAACACAAAACGCTGCCCGACAAGCCGGTTGTTGTGCTTTACGGCAGCGAACGATTCTTGAAGCTGCAAGTGCTGAACATCGTGCCCGGATGTGGTGACGATGACGACGAAGAAGATGTCGCGTTAACGCGAGTCGCTGGCAAAGATGCCGATTTACGCAGCGTGTGCGACGAACTGCTGACGGTTTCGATGTTTGGCGATAAGCGAGTCGTACTGATCGAAGAAGCCGACGATTTCGTCTCAAAGAACAGGCCGGGCCTGGAAAAGTACGTCGCTAATCCATCGCAGTCGTCGCTGCTGGTTCTGGATGTGAAGTCCTGGCCCAAAAATACCAAGCTGGCGAAGGCCACGGCAAAGGTCGGCTTGAATCTGGAATGCAGCGAACTGAAGGGAGCAGCGCTGGCGAAATGGCTGGTAAAAACAGCACTGGACGTCCACGGCAAAAAAATCGACGGGCCCACCGCCGCGTTGGTTGTACAACTTGCCGGAGACAGCCTTGGCCTGCTGCAACAGGAACTGAACAAGCTTGTTTCTCTGGTCGGCGATGCCGACACGATTACTCAGGAAGACGTGACTCGCGTGGTCGGCGGCTGGCGCGTGGAAACCACATGGCAAATGCTGGACGCAATTCGCGATGGCGATGTCGGCACTGCGCTCGTCGATTTGAACAAGCTGATCATGGCTGGCGACGCGCCTCAGAAAATTCTGGGCGGCCTGACATTCACTTTCCGAAAGCTGGCCGAAGCCACTGAGTTCGCTCGGCAAACTCGCGACCTGTCCGGTGCTCTGCGTTCTGCCGGAGTGTTTCCGCAGGCAATAGGCCCGTCAGAAAAGTACCTGAAGCGTATTGGCTTCGACAAAGCCAGCCGCATCTTTCAGTTGCTGATCGAAGCAGACGCCAACATGAAAGGTGGAAGCCGAGTCGATCCGAAACGGCAGCTGGAAGTCCTGTTCCTGAACCTGGCGAATGCGTGA